From Acipenser ruthenus chromosome 23, fAciRut3.2 maternal haplotype, whole genome shotgun sequence, the proteins below share one genomic window:
- the LOC117970182 gene encoding protein tyrosine phosphatase type IVA 2 produces the protein MNRPAPVEITYESMRFLITHNPTNATLNKFTEELKKYGVTTLVRVCDSTYDTAPVEKEGIQVVDWPFDDGAPPPSQIVDDWLNLLKNKFREEPGCCVAVHCVAGLGRAPVLVALALIECGMKYEDAVQFIRQKRRGAFNSKQLLYLEKYRPKMRLRFKDANNHNCCIQ, from the exons ATGAACCGCCCTGCTCCTGTTGAGATTACATACGAAAGCATGAGGTTTTTAATAACTCACAACCCAACCAACGCAACCCTCAACAAGTTCACTGAG GAACTAAAGAAATATGGAGTCACAACACTGGTCAGAGTGTGCGATTCCACCTACGACACGGCACCAGTGGAGAAGGAAGGGATCCAGGTGGTG GACTGGCCCTTCGATGATGGAGCACCTCCCCCAAGTCAAATAGTTGACGATTGGCTGAACCTCTTGAAGAACAAGTTCCGAGAGGAGCCTGGATGCTGCGTGGCAGTGCATTGTGTTGCCGGGCTGGGCCG AGCGCCTGTTCTGGTGGCCCTCGCCTTAATAGAATGTGGAATGAAGTATGAGGACGCAGTCCAGTTTATACGACA aaAGAGACGTGGTGCTTTCAACTCCAAACAGTTGCTTTACCTCGAGAAATACCGACCCAAGATGCGTCTACGATTCAAAGATGCCAACAACCACAACTGCTGCATCCAGTAA